The proteins below come from a single Triticum aestivum cultivar Chinese Spring chromosome 5D, IWGSC CS RefSeq v2.1, whole genome shotgun sequence genomic window:
- the LOC123122036 gene encoding transport inhibitor response 1-like protein Os11g0515500 encodes MPYFPDEVVEHILGFVSSHRDRDAASLVCHAWYRIEGLTRRSVFISNCYAVRPERVHTRFPCLRSLTVKGKPRFADFNLVPAGWGASAEPWVDACARACPGLEELRLKRMVITDGCLNHLAHSFPNLRSLVLVSCEGFSTDGLATIATNCRFLKELDLQGSQVEFRGRHWLSCFPKPLTSLESLNFACLDGAVSANALESLVARSPNLKSLRLNRAVPPAVLAKILTSAPKLVDLGTGLVAQSNNAGALPSLYSAIQQCTSLNSLSGFWDSQRWITPIIHYICKNLTYLNLSYAPMFRTVDLIGTIHQCQNLRHLWVLDHIGDAGLKVVASSCLELQELRIFPANANVLASTGVTEEGLVAVSSGCRKLNSVLYSCSRMTNSALITVAKNCSRITSFRLHICLHGSVDAVTGQPLDEGFGAIVRSCKGLRRLSMSGLLTDSVFLYIGMYAERLETLSVAFAGDSDDGMIYVLNGCKNLRKLEIRNCPFGNTALLAGTHRYEAMRSLWMSSCDITLGGCRSLAAAMPGLNVEVISQADGGANDAKKVEKLYVYRTLAGPRDDAPGFVSAL; translated from the exons ATGCCCTACTTCCCAGATGAAGTGGTGGAGCACATCCTTGGCTTCGTATCGTCGCACCGTGACCGCGATGCTGCATCTCTCGTGTGCCACGCGTGGTACCGCATCGAGGGCCTCACTCGCCGCTCCGTGTTCATTTCCAATTGCTATGCGGTGCGCCCAGAGCGTGTGCACACACGTTTCCCCTGCCTGCGCTCACTGACCGTGAAGGGCAAACCACGCTTTGCTGACTTCAACCTTGTCCCTGCGGGGTGGGGTGCCTCAGCGGAGCCATGGGTGGATGCGTGTGCCCGTGCATGCCCTGGCCTTGAAGAGCTCCGCCTGAAGCGGATGGTTATCACTGATGGTTGCCTCAATCACCTTGCTCACTCATTTCCCAATTTGAGGTCACTAGTCCTTGTTAGCTGTGAGGggttcagcactgatggccttgctACTATTGCCACCAATTGCAG GTTTCTCAAGGAACTTGACTTACAAGGGAGTCAGGTGGAGTTTCGAGGCCGTCATTGGTTGAGTTGTTTCCCCAAGCCTTTGACATCATTAGAATCCTTGAATTTTGCTTGCTTGGATGGAGCAGTGAGTGCTAATGCATTGGAAAGTCTTGTTGCAAGGAGTCCAAATCTTAAAAGCTTAAGGTTAAATCGTGCAGTTCCACCAGCTGTTTTAGCCAAAATTCTTACTTCCGCTCCTAAGCTGGTGGATTTAGGTACAGGATTGGTTGCTCAAAGCAATAATGCTGGTGCACTCCCCAGTCTCTACAGTGCTATTCAGCAATGCACTTCTCTGAATAGTTTATCAGGCTTTTGGGATTCTCAACGTTGGATTACTCCAATAATACATTATATTTGCAAGAACCTAACATACTTGAACCTTAGCTATGCTCCAATGTTTCGGACAGTTGATCTTATTGGAACTATTCACCAATGTCAGAATCTCCGACACTTGTGG GTACTAGATCACATTGGCGATGCAGGATTGAAGGTTGTAGCCTCTTCTTGCCTGGAGCTGCAAGAGTTGAGGATATTTCCTGCGAATGCAAATGTGTTAGCAAGCACTGGTGTGACAGAGGAAGGGCTGGTTGCAGTATCTTCAGGATGTCGGAAGCTAAACTCTGTGCTCTATTCCTGCAGTCGAATGACTAATTCTGCTCTGATtacggtggcaaagaactgctcgCGAATCACGTCCTTCAGACTGCATATCTGCCTGCATGGGTCAGTAGATGCCGTGACAGGCCAGCCACTGGACGAGGGTTTTGGGGCAATCGTCCGGTCATGCAAGGGCCTCAGGCGTCTATCTATGTCTGGCCTTCTCACGGACAGCGTGTTCCTGTACATCGGCATGTACGCCGAGAGGCTGGAGACTCTCTCTGTCGCGTTTGCAGGAGATAGTGATGATGGCATGATCTATGTGCTCAACGGCTGCAAGAATCTCAGGAAGCTGGAGATCAGGAACTGCCCATTTGGCAACACCGCGCTTCTTGCAGGCACGCACAGGTACGAGGCGATGCGCTCGCTTTGGATGTCGTCGTGCGACATCACCCTGGGTGGCTGCAGGTCCCTCGCGGCAGCCATGCCAGGCCTCAACGTCGAGGTCATCAGCCAGGCAGATGGAGGCGCCAACGATGCAAAGAAGGTGGAGAAGCTGTATGTCTACAGGACACTCGCTGGTCCGAGAGATGATGCCCCTGGATTCGTCTCGGCACTGTAA
- the LOC123122037 gene encoding uncharacterized protein isoform X1, with amino-acid sequence MGGRRRRGGGCPLSLLWFPLSPLICFSSLGCSAKEDRDERQVGDQQHLSLLRWWFAPQVGRMRKGLHPQMQWISYVTQSGRLINIMMTKVNHTGKVYHMRAKRQMAQSLGQIAKFKRRYEQDAPEENQDK; translated from the exons ATGGGTGgccgacggcggcggggcggcggatgCCCTCTCTCCCTGCTCTGGTTCCCCCTCTCTCCCCTGATCTGTTTTTCCTCTCTGGGCTGCAGCGCAAAAGAGGACAGGGACGAGCGGCAGGTCGGCGACCAGCAGCACCTCTCTCTTCTTCGTTGGTGGTTTGCCCCCCAG GTTGGAAGGATGAGGAAGGGACTACATCCTCAGATGCAGTGGATCTCATACGTGACGCAGAGCGGCAGGCTGATCAACATCATGATGACCAAGGTGAACCACACCGGCAAAGTGTACCACATGAGGGCGAAGCGGCAGATGGCTCAGAGCCTGGGGCAGATCGCCAAGTTCAAACGCCGATACGAGCAGGACGCGCCGGAGGAGAACCAAGACAAGTAG
- the LOC123122037 gene encoding uncharacterized protein isoform X2, which produces MRKGLHPQMQWISYVTQSGRLINIMMTKVNHTGKVYHMRAKRQMAQSLGQIAKFKRRYEQDAPEENQDK; this is translated from the coding sequence ATGAGGAAGGGACTACATCCTCAGATGCAGTGGATCTCATACGTGACGCAGAGCGGCAGGCTGATCAACATCATGATGACCAAGGTGAACCACACCGGCAAAGTGTACCACATGAGGGCGAAGCGGCAGATGGCTCAGAGCCTGGGGCAGATCGCCAAGTTCAAACGCCGATACGAGCAGGACGCGCCGGAGGAGAACCAAGACAAGTAG